A genomic segment from Modestobacter roseus encodes:
- the rimP gene encoding ribosome maturation factor RimP gives MSTRGARTPEATAQLVASVEPVVAAAGYDLEELVVRPAGQRSVVRVVIDRDAGVSLDDVAELSRSLSEVLDGEDEAFGSAPYVLEVTSPGVDRPLTAPRHWRRNVGRLVDVAVGPDGSREQLAARVLRVTDEGVVLEVQKGGAKKGQVRKAAGERTIAWAELGEARVQVEFARPAGHRDAALVDESTGDDDEADDDGEADDEDDDDEGAYPGTGDDDPMDHQQDPAGAPAAGASGRTGRPGPRRAPRGDRPRRGGNK, from the coding sequence GTGTCCACCCGAGGTGCCCGCACCCCCGAGGCGACCGCCCAGCTCGTCGCCTCGGTCGAGCCGGTCGTCGCCGCCGCCGGTTACGACCTGGAGGAGCTGGTCGTCCGCCCGGCCGGGCAGCGCTCGGTCGTCCGCGTGGTCATCGACCGGGACGCCGGCGTGAGCCTGGACGACGTCGCCGAGCTGAGCCGGTCCCTGTCCGAGGTGCTCGACGGCGAGGACGAGGCATTCGGCAGCGCGCCCTACGTCCTCGAGGTCACCAGCCCCGGGGTCGACCGGCCGCTCACCGCACCGCGGCACTGGCGGCGGAACGTCGGCCGGCTGGTCGACGTCGCCGTGGGCCCCGACGGGTCGCGGGAGCAGCTGGCCGCCCGCGTGCTGCGGGTCACCGACGAGGGCGTCGTGCTCGAGGTGCAGAAGGGCGGGGCCAAGAAGGGCCAGGTGCGCAAGGCGGCAGGGGAGCGCACGATCGCCTGGGCCGAGCTCGGGGAGGCCCGGGTGCAGGTCGAGTTCGCCCGCCCCGCCGGGCACCGGGACGCCGCCCTGGTCGACGAGTCGACCGGTGACGACGACGAGGCCGACGACGACGGCGAGGCCGACGACGAGGACGACGACGACGAGGGTGCGTACCCCGGCACCGGGGACGACGACCCGATGGACCACCAGCAGGACCCGGCCGGTGCACCCGCGGCCGGCGCGAGCGGACGCACCGGGCGACCGGGCCCGCGCCGCGCGCCGCGGGGCGACCGGCCGCGACGAGGAGGCAACAAGTGA
- a CDS encoding ferritin-like domain-containing protein, producing the protein MADGTEGGAPASGATTPAGRETAALQDALAATRAAIWGYGVVGAAWPAEDRAVVAAAEEAHRDVRDTLLALLDARGVDPAPSAGGYTLPFPVLSPVDAAALAVTLEEGTSRSWTWVLDQAAEQATRELAVRELTAAELRAVTWRTAAGRTPVTSALPGL; encoded by the coding sequence ATGGCTGACGGCACCGAGGGCGGGGCGCCGGCGAGCGGGGCGACGACCCCGGCCGGACGGGAGACCGCCGCGCTGCAGGACGCGCTGGCCGCCACCCGCGCGGCCATCTGGGGTTACGGCGTGGTCGGCGCGGCCTGGCCCGCGGAGGACCGGGCGGTGGTCGCCGCGGCGGAGGAGGCGCACCGGGACGTCCGCGACACCCTGCTCGCCCTCCTGGACGCACGGGGGGTCGACCCGGCGCCGTCGGCGGGCGGCTACACGCTGCCCTTCCCCGTGCTCTCCCCGGTGGACGCCGCCGCCCTCGCGGTCACGCTGGAGGAGGGCACCTCCCGGTCCTGGACCTGGGTGCTCGACCAGGCCGCCGAGCAGGCCACCCGCGAGCTGGCCGTGCGCGAGCTGACCGCGGCCGAGCTCCGCGCCGTCACCTGGCGCACGGCGGCCGGCCGCACGCCGGTCACCAGCGCCCTGCCCGGCCTCTGA
- a CDS encoding penicillin-binding transpeptidase domain-containing protein — protein MVLLLGPLLTSCSSDPSDDVRAAAEAFLADWSAGDVAGAAGRTTDPAAATALLEQTATDLSGAELAAEVGEVQVGEDGAATVDWTATWDLVAAPDWEYPGTLSLTERDDRWGVAAEPSAVHPELAAGQRLELARTLPERAPITDGSGAPLFAETDVVNVGVDPAQVTDLPALAQALAAATGVDAATIVADVQAAPAGQFVPVITLRRPDFEAIRAQVYDLPGAVFPPGTRLLAPSSRFAVGLLGRVGAATQELLDESATDGAPRYAAGDQLGLSGLQRQAQEQLTGTPGFTVSVVSADEATDDAGQVVATVEPVPGTPLQTPLVPALQNAADAAVATQPLATHLVVVRPGTGELLAVSSNEAANPSYALSGQFPPGSSMKTMTATALLGAGALTPQTPVACPGTTVVDGREFENEDQFDLGTVPFTQAFAESCNTTFIQQALALPDDALSQAAASYGVGSEWDLPVPVFSGQVPSTSTGTTKAADAIGQGQVLMSPAQLALVAAGIASGTPAAPVEVVGGEPAGPAPAGPGSAVLEQLRPLMREVVVSGTAIALGDRGQVFGKTGTAEFGTNTPPDSHGWFMGYQLGGPQGDIAFAVLVEAGQSSSAAVAVTDAFLGNLG, from the coding sequence GTGGTGCTGCTGCTGGGCCCCCTGCTGACCAGTTGCTCCAGCGACCCCTCCGACGACGTCCGGGCCGCGGCCGAGGCGTTCCTGGCGGACTGGTCCGCCGGTGACGTCGCCGGCGCGGCCGGCCGGACCACCGATCCCGCGGCGGCCACCGCCCTGCTGGAGCAGACCGCCACCGACCTGTCCGGCGCGGAGCTCGCGGCCGAGGTGGGCGAGGTGCAGGTCGGCGAGGACGGCGCCGCCACCGTCGACTGGACCGCGACCTGGGACCTGGTCGCGGCACCCGACTGGGAGTACCCCGGCACGCTCTCGCTGACCGAGCGGGACGACCGCTGGGGGGTGGCCGCCGAGCCCAGCGCGGTGCACCCCGAGCTCGCCGCCGGCCAGCGCCTCGAACTGGCGCGCACCCTGCCCGAGCGGGCCCCGATCACCGACGGCTCCGGCGCCCCGCTGTTCGCCGAGACCGACGTGGTCAACGTCGGCGTCGACCCCGCACAGGTCACCGACCTGCCGGCGCTGGCCCAGGCGCTCGCCGCGGCGACCGGGGTGGACGCGGCGACGATCGTGGCCGACGTGCAGGCCGCGCCCGCCGGCCAGTTCGTGCCGGTGATCACCCTGCGTCGCCCCGACTTCGAGGCGATCCGGGCCCAGGTCTACGACCTGCCCGGCGCGGTCTTCCCCCCTGGCACCCGCCTGCTGGCCCCCTCGTCGCGGTTCGCGGTCGGGCTGCTCGGCCGGGTCGGCGCGGCCACCCAGGAGCTGCTGGACGAGAGCGCCACCGACGGTGCGCCGCGCTACGCGGCCGGTGACCAGCTCGGCCTGTCCGGGCTGCAGCGGCAGGCGCAGGAGCAGCTGACCGGCACGCCGGGCTTCACCGTCTCGGTGGTCAGCGCCGACGAGGCCACCGACGACGCCGGCCAGGTGGTCGCGACCGTCGAGCCGGTGCCCGGCACCCCGCTGCAGACCCCGCTCGTGCCGGCGCTGCAGAACGCCGCGGACGCCGCCGTCGCGACCCAGCCGCTGGCCACGCACCTGGTCGTCGTCCGGCCGGGCACGGGTGAGCTGCTCGCGGTGAGCTCCAACGAGGCGGCCAACCCCTCCTACGCGCTGTCGGGCCAGTTCCCGCCCGGGTCGAGCATGAAGACGATGACCGCGACCGCGCTGCTCGGCGCCGGTGCGCTGACCCCGCAGACGCCGGTGGCCTGCCCGGGGACGACGGTCGTCGACGGCCGGGAGTTCGAGAACGAGGACCAGTTCGACCTGGGCACGGTCCCCTTCACCCAGGCCTTCGCCGAGTCCTGCAACACCACGTTCATCCAGCAGGCGCTCGCCCTGCCCGACGACGCGCTGTCCCAGGCGGCGGCCTCCTACGGCGTCGGCTCCGAGTGGGACCTCCCGGTCCCGGTCTTCAGCGGGCAGGTGCCCAGCACGAGCACCGGCACCACCAAGGCGGCCGACGCCATCGGGCAGGGCCAGGTCCTGATGAGCCCGGCGCAGCTCGCGCTGGTCGCCGCCGGCATCGCCAGCGGCACCCCCGCCGCGCCGGTCGAGGTCGTCGGCGGCGAGCCCGCCGGACCGGCGCCCGCCGGGCCCGGCTCCGCGGTGCTGGAGCAGCTCCGCCCGCTCATGCGCGAGGTCGTGGTCAGCGGCACCGCCATCGCGCTGGGCGACCGGGGTCAGGTGTTCGGCAAGACCGGCACCGCGGAGTTCGGCACCAACACCCCGCCGGACTCCCACGGCTGGTTCATGGGCTACCAGCTGGGTGGGCCGCAGGGCGACATCGCCTTCGCCGTCCTGGTCGAGGCCGGGCAGTCCAGCAGCGCCGCGGTCGCCGTCACCGACGCCTTCCTCGGCAACCTGGGCTGA
- a CDS encoding DUF4081 domain-containing GNAT family N-acetyltransferase, with amino-acid sequence MLRAPSARVLDADDEVPVRELLATDPVAACMLAGRIEAHGTSAATLGAPLWGLHSGRRLDAVCLAGANLIPFARPGVEQAAAAAFADRARRAGRRCSTIVGPSAAVLPLWDLLEPSWGPAREVRARQPLLAIEGPPAVPAEPRVRPVALGELETLLPAAIAMFTEEVGVSPVRVDGGAGYRARVTELVRAGHALAWIEGGEVLFKADVGAVSGAACQVQGVWVAPRLRGQGIGRSGTAAVVEYARAAIAPVVSLYVNDYNRAARATYERVGFQQVGTYASVLF; translated from the coding sequence GTGCTGCGCGCGCCGTCGGCACGGGTGCTGGACGCCGACGACGAGGTCCCGGTCCGCGAGCTGCTGGCCACCGACCCCGTCGCGGCCTGCATGCTGGCCGGCCGGATCGAGGCGCACGGGACGTCGGCCGCGACCCTGGGCGCCCCGTTGTGGGGCCTGCACTCGGGGCGGCGGCTGGACGCGGTGTGCCTGGCCGGGGCCAACCTGATCCCGTTCGCCCGCCCCGGTGTCGAGCAGGCCGCGGCGGCCGCGTTCGCCGACCGGGCCCGGCGCGCCGGGCGGCGCTGCTCGACCATCGTCGGACCGTCGGCGGCGGTGCTCCCGCTGTGGGACCTGCTCGAGCCGTCGTGGGGTCCGGCGCGCGAGGTGCGTGCCCGGCAGCCGCTGCTGGCCATCGAGGGTCCGCCGGCCGTCCCGGCGGAGCCCCGGGTGCGCCCGGTCGCCCTCGGCGAGCTCGAGACCCTGCTGCCCGCGGCGATCGCCATGTTCACCGAGGAGGTCGGCGTCAGCCCGGTCCGGGTCGACGGCGGTGCCGGCTACCGGGCCCGGGTCACCGAGCTGGTCCGCGCCGGCCACGCGCTCGCCTGGATCGAGGGTGGCGAGGTGCTCTTCAAGGCCGACGTCGGCGCCGTCTCCGGGGCCGCCTGCCAGGTGCAGGGGGTCTGGGTCGCGCCCCGGCTGCGCGGGCAGGGGATCGGCCGGTCGGGCACCGCGGCGGTGGTCGAGTACGCACGCGCCGCGATCGCCCCGGTGGTCAGCCTCTACGTCAACGACTACAACCGGGCCGCGCGGGCCACGTACGAGCGGGTGGGCTTCCAGCAGGTCGGCACCTACGCCTCCGTGCTCTTCTGA
- the ispG gene encoding flavodoxin-dependent (E)-4-hydroxy-3-methylbut-2-enyl-diphosphate synthase, which translates to MATPVSLGMPAAPPPVLAPRRKTRQLDVGGVGVGSDSPVSVQSMCTTKTADINATLQQIAELTASGCQIVRVAVPDTDDAEALPIIARKSQIPVIADIHFQPRYVFAAIDAGCAAVRVNPGNIKKFDDKVGEIARAAKDAGTPIRIGVNAGSLDKRLLAKYGKATPEALVESALWECSLFEEHDFRDIKISVKHNDPVVMVRAYELLAAQCDYPLHLGVTEAGPAFQGTIKSAVAFGALLSQGIGDTIRVSLSAPPAEEVKVGNQILESLNLRQRGLEIVSCPSCGRAQVDVYKLADEVTAGLEGMEVPLRVAVMGCVVNGPGEAREADLGVASGNGKGQIFVKGEVVKTVPESMIVETLIEEAMRIAEAQVADGTPSGPPVVSVS; encoded by the coding sequence ATGGCGACCCCCGTCAGTCTCGGCATGCCCGCAGCTCCTCCACCGGTCCTCGCGCCCCGGCGCAAGACCCGTCAGCTCGACGTGGGGGGCGTCGGCGTCGGCAGCGACTCCCCGGTGAGCGTCCAGTCGATGTGCACCACCAAGACCGCCGACATCAACGCCACGCTCCAGCAGATCGCCGAGCTGACCGCCTCGGGCTGCCAGATCGTGCGGGTCGCGGTGCCCGACACCGACGACGCCGAGGCGCTGCCGATCATCGCGAGGAAGTCGCAGATCCCGGTCATCGCCGACATCCACTTCCAGCCGCGGTACGTGTTCGCCGCGATCGACGCCGGCTGCGCCGCCGTCCGGGTGAACCCGGGCAACATCAAGAAGTTCGACGACAAGGTCGGCGAGATCGCCCGGGCGGCCAAGGACGCCGGCACCCCCATCCGGATCGGCGTCAACGCCGGCTCGCTCGACAAGCGCCTGCTGGCCAAGTACGGCAAGGCCACCCCGGAGGCGCTGGTCGAGTCCGCGCTGTGGGAGTGCTCGCTGTTCGAGGAGCACGACTTCCGGGACATCAAGATCTCGGTCAAGCACAACGACCCGGTGGTCATGGTGCGCGCCTACGAGCTGCTCGCCGCCCAGTGCGACTACCCGCTGCACCTGGGCGTCACCGAGGCCGGCCCCGCCTTCCAGGGGACGATCAAGTCCGCCGTCGCCTTCGGCGCGCTGCTCTCCCAGGGCATCGGCGACACGATCCGCGTCTCCCTGTCGGCCCCGCCGGCGGAGGAGGTCAAGGTCGGCAACCAGATCCTCGAGTCGCTGAACCTGCGCCAGCGCGGCCTGGAGATCGTCAGCTGCCCCTCGTGCGGCCGCGCCCAGGTCGACGTCTACAAGCTCGCCGACGAGGTCACCGCCGGGCTGGAGGGCATGGAGGTCCCGCTGCGCGTGGCGGTCATGGGCTGCGTCGTCAACGGCCCGGGGGAGGCCCGCGAGGCCGACCTCGGCGTCGCCTCCGGCAACGGCAAGGGCCAGATCTTCGTCAAGGGCGAGGTGGTCAAGACCGTGCCCGAGTCGATGATCGTCGAGACGCTCATCGAGGAGGCCATGCGCATCGCGGAGGCGCAGGTCGCCGACGGCACCCCGTCGGGTCCGCCCGTCGTCAGCGTCTCCTGA